The uncultured Methanoregula sp. genomic sequence CATTTTGATACACGGTGAAATGGGAGAGAAACATTTTTTGTTCTGCACACCGAGACATGATCATGGAACTCGGACAACAGAAGTGCACCACTTATAAACCCGGATCCCCCCCCCTGACCCGCAAGGACACCATTGAGCTCCTTGGCCAGGTTCCCGGCTGGGCACTCAGTAACGGGCGCATTACGCGGAAGTTTGAGTTACCGGATGTTGCAGCATGCATTGCTTTTTTTACGGAGGTTGCCACCCTCTCTACGCAGGAGGGGCACTACCCGGATATCTGCATGAAAGAGTCCCGGTACGTGGAGATCTCGTACTATACTTATCCTGCCGGCGGGCTGACCCTTAATGATTTTATCATGGCATGCAAACTCAACGACATGGGAAAGACACAATAAACTCCTGTCCGTCCGGAACCCCCGTTTTTCAGATCCGGCCATCTCCCGGAGCAGTAACAACCGGCTCTACGGTATTGATTGTGGTCAGCTAAAATAAAAAAGTTAATCAAGCCCGAATTTACGGGTAATTTTTTCCCGGATCGCTTCTTTGGGATAAGCCCCGATGATCCGGTCTACCAGCTGCCCCCTGGAAAAGATCATCATTGCGGGAATAGCATCGATATTGAACTGCATGGCGAGGCGCCGGTTGTCATCGGTGTTGCATTTTGCAAATGTGACTTTCCCGTAAAATTCTGT encodes the following:
- a CDS encoding 4a-hydroxytetrahydrobiopterin dehydratase, with the translated sequence MELGQQKCTTYKPGSPPLTRKDTIELLGQVPGWALSNGRITRKFELPDVAACIAFFTEVATLSTQEGHYPDICMKESRYVEISYYTYPAGGLTLNDFIMACKLNDMGKTQ